Within Amycolatopsis sp. FDAARGOS 1241, the genomic segment CCTGGATGTGCCGGCTGCTCGGGGTGCCACGCTCGTCGTTTTATGCCTGGCGCCAACGGGTAGACACCGAGACCGCCACCCAGGCCCGCCGCCGCGAGTTGAGCACCCACGTGACCCGAGTGTTCACCCAGGGACGGGGCACCTACGGCTGCCGCCAGGTCGCCGCCCAGCTCAACCGGGAAGGCCACGCATGCAGCGTCGGGTTGGTCGCCGACGTGATGCGTGAACTCGGGCTGGCCGGATGTCAGCCACGGGCCTACAAACGCACCACGGTGCCCGGCGAAGAGCCGGTGCACAGCCCGGACTTGATCGGTCGCGCGTTCACCGCGCAGGCGCCGGGGCGGCGGCTGGTCGGCGACATCACCTACCTGAAGGTCATCGCTGGTGCCGTGACTGTCAGTGCGCAGTCACGGTGGCTATCGACGAGCTCACTGGCGACGCGACAATGGCTTGCCCGCGCTGCCGCCGCACCCCCAAGGGCATCGCCACTCGCCAGATTGTGAGCGCCTGCCGGGCCAGCCTCGCCACTGTCCACGCCCACCGCGCTCAGCCGGCACCCAGTATGCTGCATTTCGGCGAGCGGCTAAGAGCTTGTCTCATTTGGCGAGTTTCTTGTGGCAGGTGATGGTGGCGGCGAGGGTGAGGAAGGCGAGGTAGTGGCCGGCTTTGCGTTCGTAGCGGATGGTCAGTCGCCGGTAGCCGGTCAGCCAGGCGATGGACCGTTCGATCACCCACCGGTGTTTGCCGAGTTTCTCGGCGGATTCGATGCCCTTGCGGGCGATGCGCGGG encodes:
- a CDS encoding IS3 family transposase: MIDAEKAHYPITWMCRLLGVPRSSFYAWRQRVDTETATQARRRELSTHVTRVFTQGRGTYGCRQVAAQLNREGHACSVGLVADVMRELGLAGCQPRAYKRTTVPGEEPVHSPDLIGRAFTAQAPGRRLVGDITYLKVIAGAVTVSAQSRWLSTSSLATRQWLARAAAAPPRASPLARL